One window of the Staphylococcus equorum genome contains the following:
- a CDS encoding His/Gly/Thr/Pro-type tRNA ligase C-terminal domain-containing protein — MHRAIYESIDCFLDILLEYYGRNLSLWLAPNQVNIIPVNNKIHLNQVNIIRNAQIKKVPYTIVIDNDEVSNNTLSVRKYGEHEGQIYNVNEFIAIVMNENNILN, encoded by the coding sequence ATTCATAGAGCAATTTATGAATCTATTGATTGCTTTTTAGATATTTTACTTGAATACTATGGTCGCAATTTATCGTTATGGTTAGCGCCAAATCAGGTTAATATCATACCTGTTAATAATAAAATACATTTAAATCAGGTTAATATAATTAGAAATGCTCAAATTAAAAAAGTTCCCTATACTATAGTTATCGATAATGATGAAGTAAGTAATAATACATTATCAGTTCGAAAATATGGGGAACATGAAGGCCAAATATATAATGTGAATGAATTTATAGCAATCGTTATGAATGAAAATAATATATTAAACTAG
- a CDS encoding nucleoside deaminase, translating into MVSESDMTYLERCVELAEQALNKGDEPFGSILVSSNGNILFEDHNHVSGGDHTRHPEFEIAKWAANHLTPEERKTATVYTSGEHCPMCAAAHGWVGLGRIVYASSSEQLNTWLSEIGAPQSPVKSLPIHHVIENADVDGPVQALAEKVHTLHLKLHTK; encoded by the coding sequence ATGGTTAGTGAATCTGATATGACTTATTTAGAGAGATGTGTCGAATTAGCAGAACAGGCATTGAATAAGGGTGACGAACCATTTGGATCTATATTAGTGAGTTCTAATGGCAACATTTTATTTGAAGATCACAACCATGTTAGTGGTGGTGATCACACTAGACACCCTGAATTTGAAATAGCGAAATGGGCTGCTAATCATTTAACACCAGAAGAGCGCAAGACAGCAACGGTTTATACTTCTGGGGAACACTGCCCGATGTGTGCCGCCGCGCATGGTTGGGTAGGTCTTGGAAGAATCGTTTATGCCAGTTCTTCTGAACAATTAAATACGTGGCTAAGTGAGATAGGTGCACCACAATCACCAGTAAAAAGTTTACCTATCCATCACGTTATTGAAAATGCTGATGTCGATGGTCCAGTTCAAGCATTGGCAGAAAAAGTACACACTTTACATTTAAAGTTACACACAAAATAG
- a CDS encoding NAD(P)-dependent alcohol dehydrogenase: MLNVKARAVNSPDSDFYATEIKRRDLDTNDVLIEIKYAGICHSDIHTAHGEWGPVNYPLVPGHEIAGIVKEVGSEVSKYQIDDRVGVGCMVDSCGECVHCQNGEEQYCLKGNVGTYAGTDRYGEPTQGGYSTHIVVHEDFVLRIPDNIGLDAAAPLLCAGITTYSPLNHWNANEDKKVAVIGMGGLGHMAVQIAHAMGAEVTVLSRTLNKEEDGLKLGASHYYATSDESTFETLASSFDLIINTVSANLKLDDYLRLLTLDGTIVNVGAPAEPISLHVANLIGHRRSFAGSAIGGIRETQEMLDFCSKHNIEPQIELISADQIDDAYERVLASDVKYRFVIDTSTM, translated from the coding sequence ATGTTAAATGTTAAAGCTAGAGCTGTAAATAGTCCAGATTCTGATTTTTATGCTACGGAAATTAAAAGACGTGATCTTGATACAAATGATGTTTTGATAGAAATTAAATATGCAGGCATATGCCATTCTGATATTCATACTGCACATGGAGAATGGGGACCTGTTAATTATCCATTAGTGCCAGGTCATGAAATCGCTGGAATTGTTAAAGAAGTCGGTTCTGAAGTCAGTAAATATCAAATAGATGACCGTGTCGGCGTAGGTTGCATGGTAGACTCTTGTGGAGAGTGTGTTCATTGTCAAAATGGCGAAGAACAATACTGTCTAAAAGGAAATGTCGGTACATATGCAGGTACTGACAGATATGGCGAACCAACACAAGGTGGATACTCAACACATATCGTAGTGCATGAAGATTTTGTATTACGTATTCCTGATAATATTGGTTTAGATGCTGCTGCACCTTTACTTTGTGCTGGCATTACGACTTATTCACCTTTAAATCATTGGAATGCAAATGAAGATAAAAAGGTAGCAGTTATAGGTATGGGCGGACTTGGACACATGGCTGTTCAAATTGCACATGCTATGGGTGCTGAAGTAACTGTATTATCAAGAACATTAAATAAAGAAGAAGATGGTTTGAAATTAGGTGCTTCACATTATTATGCAACAAGTGATGAATCAACGTTTGAAACACTTGCAAGCTCATTTGATTTAATTATTAATACAGTAAGTGCGAATCTGAAATTAGATGATTACCTTAGATTATTAACACTAGATGGCACAATCGTTAATGTTGGGGCACCCGCAGAGCCTATATCATTACATGTAGCAAATTTAATTGGTCATCGTAGATCATTTGCTGGTTCAGCTATTGGTGGTATAAGAGAAACTCAGGAAATGTTGGATTTCTGTTCAAAACATAACATTGAACCTCAAATCGAATTAATTTCAGCTGATCAAATTGATGATGCCTATGAGAGAGTGTTAGCTTCAGATGTTAAATATCGTTTTGTAATTGATACAAGTACTATGTAA
- a CDS encoding NAD-dependent protein deacylase, whose translation MNDRIEQFKNIINDSNKITFFTGAGVSVASGVPDFRSMGGLFDEISKDGYAPEYLLSTDYLQDDPVGFVDFYHKRLLLADKQPNLVHQWIAQLEQDKRSLGVITQNIDGLHSDAGSLNVDELHGTLNHFYCIDCHKAYFKDYVMKHHLRECEVCGSPIRPDIVLYGELLNQNTIYNALDKIKEADTLIVLGSSLVVQPAAGLISNFKGQNLVIINKDHTPYDNHATLVIHDDMVKVVNELGYVE comes from the coding sequence ATGAATGACAGGATTGAACAATTCAAGAACATCATTAATGATTCTAATAAAATCACGTTTTTTACAGGGGCAGGTGTATCTGTCGCAAGTGGTGTCCCAGATTTTCGTTCTATGGGTGGGCTATTTGATGAAATTTCAAAAGATGGCTATGCGCCTGAATATTTATTAAGTACGGATTATCTTCAAGATGACCCAGTAGGATTTGTTGATTTTTATCATAAACGTTTACTTTTAGCTGATAAACAACCGAACCTTGTTCATCAATGGATTGCTCAACTAGAACAAGATAAACGTTCATTGGGTGTTATCACTCAAAACATCGACGGTCTACATTCTGATGCGGGGAGTCTTAATGTAGACGAACTGCATGGTACGTTAAATCATTTCTATTGTATTGACTGCCATAAGGCATATTTCAAAGATTATGTGATGAAGCATCATTTACGCGAATGTGAAGTGTGTGGAAGTCCTATTAGACCTGATATTGTACTTTATGGAGAATTATTAAATCAAAATACGATTTATAATGCACTAGATAAAATAAAAGAAGCCGATACTTTAATCGTCCTAGGTTCATCACTCGTAGTTCAACCAGCAGCAGGACTTATTTCGAACTTTAAAGGACAGAACCTAGTTATCATTAATAAAGACCATACACCTTATGATAACCACGCAACTTTAGTCATTCATGATGACATGGTCAAAGTGGTTAATGAACTAGGGTATGTAGAGTGA
- the dcuS gene encoding DcuS/MalK family sensor histidine kinase, protein MKKQKLKLSTLIIIVVCIVVLFSLLITSVLISKTIKETIHQTTEEKAEVIGKTVAQSEIVQSTLKKGDNDNSIQTYVSEIQQSTDVSFIVVMDMKGIRKSHPNEKRIGKHFKGGDETNALHGKESASISKGTLGESLRSFTPVYADGKQVGVVAVGVPMKSVSEALADGNKQIIIGSIVGLVVGAIGAYLLSRYIKKILLGLEPSNIAKILGERNTMLQSVHEGIVAVDKEGKINLVNKSARDIFNKADLKGNPIGMKIDDYMESTQLPKVLELGKPELDKEQNINGVKILVNRVPLVVNNEIVGAISTFRDKTEVNKLSEQLVGVKTYADTLRAQSHEFSNRLHVISGLLQMEHYDDLKQYIHEIVELGSEENGSITSKIKDPVLAGFLIGKLSLAREQNIKLSIISHTKIPEPKHSYITHEMITIIGNLIDNSIDSLSASAVSEKTIDVNLKYINNALIIDVVDSGLGLKGELAHQIFEKGYSSKGEDRGYGLHLVQQSVEKLNGEINITSNVEGNVTFSVVINYSEKGRL, encoded by the coding sequence TTGAAGAAACAAAAACTAAAGTTAAGCACATTGATTATTATTGTAGTATGTATTGTAGTGTTATTTTCACTACTTATTACGAGTGTATTGATTAGTAAGACAATTAAAGAAACTATACATCAAACAACTGAAGAGAAGGCTGAAGTAATTGGTAAGACCGTTGCTCAGTCTGAGATTGTTCAATCTACTTTGAAAAAAGGTGACAATGATAACAGCATACAAACTTATGTGTCTGAAATACAACAATCAACGGATGTGAGTTTTATTGTTGTGATGGATATGAAAGGGATACGAAAATCGCACCCCAATGAAAAACGCATTGGTAAGCATTTTAAAGGTGGCGATGAAACGAATGCACTGCACGGTAAAGAGAGTGCTTCGATTTCTAAAGGGACACTCGGTGAATCATTAAGGTCATTTACACCTGTTTATGCTGATGGTAAACAAGTTGGAGTAGTTGCCGTTGGTGTGCCGATGAAAAGTGTTTCTGAGGCACTTGCAGATGGCAATAAGCAGATTATCATTGGGTCAATTGTAGGACTGGTTGTCGGTGCCATTGGTGCATATTTACTGTCTAGATATATTAAGAAAATTTTACTGGGTTTAGAACCATCGAATATCGCTAAGATACTTGGAGAAAGGAACACGATGTTGCAATCTGTTCATGAAGGTATCGTTGCTGTTGATAAAGAAGGTAAGATTAATTTAGTGAATAAATCAGCGAGGGATATATTTAATAAGGCAGATTTAAAAGGCAATCCGATAGGCATGAAGATTGATGATTATATGGAGTCGACACAACTACCAAAAGTACTCGAGTTAGGTAAACCAGAATTGGACAAGGAACAAAATATTAATGGAGTGAAGATTTTGGTTAATAGAGTGCCACTGGTTGTAAATAATGAAATTGTTGGTGCAATTTCAACATTTAGAGACAAGACAGAGGTGAACAAACTTTCGGAACAGTTAGTAGGCGTGAAGACATATGCTGATACATTACGTGCGCAGTCACACGAGTTTAGTAATAGGTTGCACGTGATTTCTGGTCTGCTGCAAATGGAACATTATGATGATTTAAAACAGTATATACATGAGATTGTTGAATTGGGTAGCGAAGAGAATGGTAGTATTACGTCGAAGATTAAAGATCCTGTATTAGCTGGCTTCTTAATTGGCAAATTAAGTTTGGCGAGAGAACAAAATATTAAATTGTCTATTATCAGCCATACAAAGATTCCTGAACCAAAACACTCATATATTACTCATGAAATGATTACCATTATAGGTAATTTAATAGATAATAGTATAGATTCTTTAAGCGCATCCGCTGTTAGTGAGAAAACAATTGACGTAAATTTGAAATATATAAATAACGCATTAATTATAGATGTTGTAGATTCAGGCTTAGGTCTAAAAGGTGAATTAGCACATCAGATTTTTGAAAAGGGCTACTCTTCTAAAGGTGAGGATAGAGGCTATGGGCTACACCTTGTTCAACAAAGCGTAGAGAAACTTAACGGCGAAATAAATATAACCTCTAATGTAGAAGGCAATGTGACATTTTCAGTCGTTATAAATTATTCAGAAAAGGGGAGACTATAA
- a CDS encoding response regulator, with protein sequence MLNILIVEDDPMVAQINQQFVKKIDDQTSVDIASNVKEAIKHIENKEIDLLLLDIYMPEENGLTFLKYIREQGYKIDAILITAATDVEEIQTAFRYGAVDYLIKPFDFERFQQSLLRYKKGLTFFNKTSSINQTDIDAEFLNKEVVDRDSELKLPKGVTEATLQVIIDKMKSFEENEFSTDDISKRVNISRVSVRKYLKFLTDIEVLEESLNYGIGRPINFYKVKKDNLQYLKGYIEL encoded by the coding sequence ATGTTAAATATCTTAATTGTTGAAGATGATCCAATGGTTGCACAAATAAATCAACAATTCGTTAAAAAAATAGATGACCAAACTTCAGTTGATATTGCCTCAAATGTTAAAGAAGCTATAAAACATATAGAAAATAAAGAAATTGATTTACTATTGCTGGATATATACATGCCTGAGGAAAATGGATTAACATTTCTTAAATATATAAGAGAGCAAGGTTATAAAATAGACGCAATTCTCATCACAGCAGCTACGGATGTCGAGGAGATTCAAACTGCATTTCGTTACGGCGCTGTAGATTATTTGATTAAGCCCTTCGACTTTGAGCGTTTTCAACAATCATTACTGAGGTATAAAAAAGGCCTCACATTCTTTAATAAAACAAGTAGTATTAATCAAACGGATATTGATGCTGAGTTTCTCAACAAGGAAGTTGTTGACCGTGATTCAGAGCTCAAATTACCAAAAGGTGTAACAGAAGCCACGTTACAAGTGATTATTGATAAAATGAAATCCTTTGAAGAAAATGAATTCTCTACAGATGATATCTCAAAGCGTGTTAATATTTCGAGAGTTTCTGTAAGAAAATATTTAAAGTTTTTAACGGATATAGAGGTTTTAGAGGAATCGTTAAATTATGGTATAGGGCGTCCCATTAATTTCTATAAGGTTAAAAAGGATAATCTTCAGTATTTAAAGGGTTATATAGAATTATAG
- a CDS encoding 2-hydroxycarboxylate transporter family protein, with protein MNTKANLKALTNGGMPIESSFKSLGKRLINIKVGVLPLPLYLTLAAIILAASVYNTLPADMIGGFAVIMILGILLGDLGQKLPILKDIGGPAILALLVPSVLVFLDVINTSSMEAVTSLMKTSNFLYFYISCLVVGSILGMNSKVLIQGFTRMFVPLLVGTILAVSAGLLVGLLFGYDIKHTLFYIVVPIIGGGIGEGILPLSIAYSSILGGSAGSFVSQMIPAAVIGNIFAVVTAGVMMRVGEKHTKLSGNGKLIKSENINETNDDKEEKEKVIDFSLMGAGLLIACSFFIVGTLGQKFIGIPGPVIMILFATIIKCLKVMPHKMEDGAHNLYKFVSTSLTWPLMVGLGMLYIPLEDVVKIVTPAYVVICASVVLTMIVSGYFVGKLMKMYPVDAAIVTGCHSGLGGTGDVAILSASKRMALMPFAQVATRIGGVSTVIMATFLLKILS; from the coding sequence ATGAATACGAAAGCAAATTTGAAAGCGCTTACTAATGGTGGGATGCCAATAGAGAGCAGCTTTAAAAGTTTAGGAAAAAGGCTGATTAATATTAAAGTAGGTGTGTTGCCATTACCACTTTACTTAACACTAGCTGCAATTATATTAGCTGCATCCGTATATAATACATTACCTGCAGACATGATTGGTGGATTCGCAGTAATCATGATTTTGGGTATCTTGCTAGGAGATCTTGGTCAAAAATTGCCGATTTTAAAAGATATCGGTGGACCTGCTATTTTAGCATTACTTGTACCATCTGTTTTAGTGTTTTTAGATGTTATTAATACGTCTTCAATGGAAGCGGTTACAAGTCTAATGAAGACATCGAACTTTTTATATTTCTATATTTCTTGTTTAGTTGTTGGAAGTATTTTAGGTATGAATAGTAAAGTGTTAATTCAAGGATTCACACGTATGTTTGTGCCTTTACTAGTGGGAACTATTCTGGCAGTATCTGCTGGTTTATTAGTCGGCTTATTATTTGGTTATGATATTAAGCATACATTGTTTTATATTGTTGTACCTATTATTGGAGGAGGTATTGGTGAAGGTATTCTCCCATTATCCATTGCATACTCATCTATATTAGGAGGAAGTGCTGGATCGTTCGTTTCTCAAATGATTCCAGCAGCAGTAATTGGTAATATATTTGCGGTTGTCACTGCGGGAGTCATGATGCGCGTAGGTGAAAAACATACAAAGCTTTCAGGAAACGGAAAATTAATTAAATCTGAAAATATAAATGAAACAAATGATGATAAAGAAGAGAAAGAAAAAGTCATTGATTTCTCACTTATGGGCGCAGGTTTACTCATTGCTTGTAGTTTCTTTATTGTCGGTACACTTGGTCAAAAATTCATAGGTATACCGGGGCCAGTTATTATGATTCTATTTGCAACGATTATTAAATGTTTGAAAGTAATGCCACACAAAATGGAAGATGGCGCACATAATTTATATAAATTTGTATCTACAAGTTTAACTTGGCCATTAATGGTAGGTCTTGGAATGTTGTACATACCTTTAGAAGATGTCGTTAAGATTGTTACACCAGCATATGTTGTCATATGTGCATCAGTCGTATTAACCATGATTGTTTCTGGTTATTTTGTAGGTAAATTGATGAAAATGTATCCAGTAGATGCCGCTATCGTGACGGGATGTCATAGTGGTCTAGGCGGTACAGGAGATGTAGCTATATTATCAGCATCTAAACGTATGGCACTTATGCCATTTGCACAAGTTGCTACCAGAATAGGCGGCGTATCAACAGTAATCATGGCCACGTTTTTGTTAAAAATATTAAGTTAA
- a CDS encoding NAD(P)-dependent malic enzyme → MSVRNETTDSISLHHERSGKIEITSKVEVNDEQDLSVVYTPGVSEVCKAITEDESKVNSLTARGNMIAVVTDGTAVLGLGDIGPKAAIPVMEGKSILFKKLANVDAFPISLNTKDTEEIISIIKALEPNFSGINLEDISAPRCFEIEKRLIEELDIPVFHDDQHGTAIVVLAALINALKFVRKEDYSSKIIINGAGSAGIAIAKLLLEAGYNNITLVSLEGVLNKSETWMNSAQQDIATYTNLERSTGTLDDVIQNADVFIGVSGPKALTKDHVQSMNDNPVVFALANPTPEIYPEEAIEAGATIIGTGRSDYPNQINNLLAFPGIFRGVLDAQSSDITTEMKITAAKAIAGSIREDQLAADFIIPNALDKNVTHQVAEAIKHSAKKEGEILV, encoded by the coding sequence ATGTCAGTAAGAAATGAAACTACAGATTCTATCAGTTTACACCATGAACGTTCAGGAAAAATAGAGATTACGAGTAAAGTAGAGGTTAATGATGAACAGGATTTGAGTGTCGTATATACGCCTGGTGTATCTGAAGTATGTAAGGCGATTACAGAAGATGAATCAAAAGTAAATTCGTTAACAGCGCGAGGTAATATGATTGCTGTAGTTACGGATGGTACGGCTGTACTTGGACTAGGTGATATTGGACCCAAAGCGGCTATACCAGTTATGGAAGGGAAAAGTATTTTATTTAAAAAACTGGCAAATGTAGATGCATTTCCGATTTCATTAAATACAAAAGATACTGAAGAAATTATATCTATTATAAAAGCGTTAGAGCCTAATTTTTCTGGAATTAATCTAGAAGATATATCCGCACCACGTTGTTTTGAAATTGAGAAGAGATTAATTGAAGAACTTGATATTCCAGTATTTCATGATGATCAACATGGAACGGCAATCGTTGTGCTTGCAGCATTAATCAATGCACTTAAATTTGTTCGAAAAGAGGACTATTCTTCAAAAATAATTATTAATGGTGCAGGCTCAGCAGGTATTGCGATTGCTAAGTTGTTATTAGAAGCGGGATATAATAATATTACGCTGGTCAGTCTAGAAGGTGTCTTAAATAAATCAGAAACATGGATGAACAGCGCTCAACAAGATATTGCAACATATACAAATCTTGAAAGATCTACAGGCACATTGGATGATGTCATTCAAAATGCAGATGTATTTATTGGTGTATCAGGTCCCAAAGCGTTAACAAAAGATCATGTACAGTCAATGAATGATAACCCAGTTGTTTTTGCATTAGCTAATCCTACCCCAGAAATATATCCAGAAGAAGCAATAGAAGCTGGAGCTACAATCATTGGAACAGGACGTTCAGACTACCCTAACCAAATCAATAATTTATTAGCGTTTCCTGGAATATTTAGAGGCGTATTAGATGCACAATCAAGTGACATTACTACAGAAATGAAAATAACAGCAGCTAAAGCAATTGCTGGTTCAATAAGAGAAGATCAGTTAGCAGCAGATTTCATCATTCCGAATGCGCTAGATAAAAACGTCACTCACCAAGTCGCCGAAGCGATTAAGCATAGTGCGAAAAAAGAAGGGGAAATATTAGTTTAG
- a CDS encoding GTP-binding protein, with protein sequence MLNKYLKNREGRKIAVIVNDMSEVNIDKDLVAEGGRLSRTDEKLVELSNGCICCTLRDDLLKEVERLVHKGNIDYIVIESTGISEPVPVAQTFSYIDDELDIDLTSICQLDTMVTVVDANRFTNDINSEDLLVDRDQGADVTDERTIADLLIDQVEFCDVLVLNKTDLVTDEELQKLENVLRQLQPEAKLIKTVNAEVELNEILNTGRFDFEKASDSAGWIKELTEGGHATHTPETEEYGISSFVYSRRLPFHAKRFNTWLENISDNIVRSKGIVWLAQYNEVACLLSQAGSSCNISPVTYWVAAMPLEQQRQILHERTDVAETWDIEYGDRNTQFVIIGTDLNTEKIERELDACLLNRYEIEQDWGSLADPYQWEISKQQ encoded by the coding sequence ATTCTAAATAAGTATTTAAAAAATCGAGAGGGACGTAAAATAGCAGTTATTGTAAATGATATGAGTGAAGTTAATATTGATAAAGATTTGGTTGCAGAAGGTGGCCGCTTATCGAGAACAGATGAAAAACTCGTTGAATTATCAAATGGCTGTATCTGTTGTACTTTGAGAGATGATTTATTAAAAGAAGTGGAACGTCTCGTGCATAAAGGAAATATAGATTATATTGTCATTGAATCTACAGGTATTTCAGAACCTGTCCCCGTTGCCCAAACATTTTCATACATAGATGACGAACTCGACATTGATTTAACGTCGATATGTCAGTTAGACACAATGGTGACAGTTGTAGACGCGAACCGATTCACCAATGATATTAACTCAGAAGATTTATTGGTCGATCGAGACCAAGGTGCTGATGTTACGGATGAACGCACGATTGCAGATCTACTAATCGACCAAGTTGAATTCTGTGATGTCCTGGTATTGAATAAAACAGATTTAGTTACTGACGAAGAATTACAGAAACTTGAAAATGTACTGAGACAGTTACAACCTGAAGCGAAATTAATTAAAACTGTGAATGCAGAGGTAGAATTAAACGAAATTTTAAATACGGGACGCTTTGATTTTGAAAAAGCGAGTGATTCTGCAGGATGGATTAAAGAATTAACTGAAGGTGGCCATGCGACACATACACCAGAAACTGAAGAATATGGTATTAGTTCTTTTGTTTATTCCAGAAGATTACCGTTTCACGCGAAACGTTTTAACACATGGTTGGAAAATATATCAGATAACATCGTTCGTTCCAAAGGTATCGTGTGGCTCGCGCAATATAATGAAGTCGCTTGTTTATTATCACAAGCTGGGTCATCTTGTAACATTAGTCCAGTGACTTACTGGGTAGCTGCGATGCCATTAGAACAACAAAGACAGATATTGCACGAAAGAACAGATGTGGCAGAAACATGGGATATTGAATATGGAGACCGAAACACACAATTTGTCATCATCGGTACAGATTTAAATACTGAAAAAATTGAACGTGAACTCGATGCATGTTTATTAAATCGTTATGAAATAGAGCAAGATTGGGGCAGTTTAGCAGACCCTTATCAATGGGAGATAAGTAAGCAACAATAA